A region of Candidatus Stygibacter australis DNA encodes the following proteins:
- a CDS encoding HD domain-containing phosphohydrolase yields EKLNGDGYPEGLTGDCIPLQARILALSDVFEALTATRPYKKSKKLSETYKILDKMVTANEIDEDLYKFAVEQDIFLKYAQKHLTEDQIDR; encoded by the coding sequence GAGAAACTTAATGGTGATGGTTATCCTGAAGGACTTACAGGTGATTGTATACCTCTGCAGGCTCGCATCCTGGCTCTTTCAGATGTATTTGAAGCACTCACTGCAACCAGACCCTATAAGAAATCTAAAAAACTATCTGAAACATATAAAATTCTTGATAAAATGGTCACTGCTAATGAGATCGATGAGGATTTATACAAGTTTGCAGTTGAGCAGGATATTTTTCTTAAATACGCCCAAAAGCATTTGACAGAAGATCAAATTGATCGATAA
- a CDS encoding DUF523 and DUF1722 domain-containing protein: MDYVNVKPVICVSRCLGFDNCRWNGDTINDSFVNILKDFVEFHTICPESDIGLGIPRNPVRLIKGESEDDIYMIQPATGVDCTLKMIEYSQRILDKMDRVDGFLLKNASPSCGINNIKLYASAAKGSMIAKTSGLFAAAAQIKFPHAAFEDEGRLHNFILRENWLIDIFSIARFRALKEVRKIAALYDFHAQHKYLFMSYSHKKMQNLGHILANHDKSKLADIYQEYEKGLLELLALNPSIPRRINVLMHMFGYFSKELNPEERQYFLNILEEYRRGSMPFIVPIELIRNWALRFNSDYILKQIILQPYPKELLLLSDSGRGRNIKR; the protein is encoded by the coding sequence ATGGATTATGTTAATGTAAAACCGGTTATTTGTGTAAGCAGGTGTTTGGGATTTGATAACTGTCGCTGGAATGGTGATACAATTAATGATAGTTTTGTTAACATATTAAAAGATTTTGTGGAATTTCACACCATATGTCCTGAATCTGATATTGGCCTGGGTATTCCCCGCAATCCGGTAAGATTGATAAAGGGCGAATCAGAAGATGATATTTACATGATCCAGCCGGCAACTGGAGTAGATTGCACCTTGAAAATGATAGAATATTCCCAAAGAATATTAGATAAAATGGACAGGGTTGATGGTTTTCTGCTCAAAAATGCTTCACCATCCTGCGGAATAAATAATATTAAGCTATATGCAAGTGCTGCGAAGGGTTCCATGATTGCTAAAACCAGTGGGCTTTTTGCTGCTGCTGCTCAGATAAAATTCCCACATGCAGCATTTGAGGATGAAGGCCGACTGCATAATTTCATCTTAAGAGAAAACTGGCTTATCGATATCTTCTCTATCGCCAGATTCCGGGCTTTAAAAGAAGTACGAAAAATTGCTGCTTTATATGATTTCCATGCTCAGCATAAATACCTCTTCATGTCATACAGCCATAAAAAGATGCAGAATCTGGGTCATATCCTGGCGAATCATGATAAAAGCAAACTTGCTGATATATATCAGGAATATGAAAAAGGATTACTGGAATTATTAGCACTCAATCCTAGTATTCCCCGCAGGATCAATGTCTTAATGCACATGTTTGGTTATTTCTCAAAAGAGCTTAATCCTGAGGAAAGACAATATTTTCTTAATATCCTGGAAGAATACCGTCGAGGTTCCATGCCTTTCATAGTTCCCATTGAATTGATCAGGAACTGGGCATTAAGATTCAATAGTGACTATATCCTCAAACAGATAATTTTGCAGCCATATCCCAAAGAACTGCTACTGCTATCTGATTCTGGAAGGGGCAGGAACATTAAACGCTAA